A genomic segment from Vagococcus zengguangii encodes:
- a CDS encoding CPBP family intramembrane glutamic endopeptidase, with protein MTKFFGGIWHYIKSSFFLILFFIVMAIAEFPLLLAEGDENFPAVMSDFQAFQAMVVTTILVSLFFVIRYRKQLEKCNPNSFNQSVMSQKKKIIFTAIMLVVYFSTDIIFQGFLPMESPENQVLIETSFKAIPLTISLMTCVFAPITEEFLFRGFFFNYFFNHKKRWCNWLVVAVSGLVFGLMHEAALTPALLIYASSGWVLGATYMYTKDLRCSMFIHFVGNTVATMAMFFTL; from the coding sequence ATGACTAAGTTTTTTGGAGGAATATGGCATTATATTAAGAGTAGTTTCTTTTTGATTCTGTTTTTTATTGTGATGGCAATCGCCGAATTTCCATTATTATTAGCTGAAGGAGATGAAAATTTCCCTGCAGTGATGAGTGACTTTCAGGCATTTCAGGCCATGGTGGTGACCACGATTTTAGTGTCGCTGTTTTTTGTGATTCGTTATCGTAAACAATTAGAAAAGTGTAATCCAAATAGCTTTAATCAGTCAGTTATGAGTCAAAAGAAAAAAATAATTTTTACCGCCATTATGTTGGTTGTTTATTTTTCGACGGATATAATTTTTCAAGGTTTCTTACCAATGGAATCACCAGAAAACCAAGTATTAATTGAAACGAGTTTCAAAGCGATTCCGCTAACGATTTCGTTGATGACGTGTGTATTTGCACCGATTACGGAAGAATTTTTATTCAGAGGGTTCTTCTTTAATTATTTCTTTAACCATAAGAAGCGCTGGTGTAATTGGTTAGTGGTGGCTGTGTCAGGACTAGTTTTTGGTCTGATGCATGAAGCGGCTTTAACACCTGCTTTATTAATTTACGCTAGCTCCGGTTGGGTGTTAGGTGCGACTTATATGTATACAAAAGATTTGCGTTGCTCCATGTTTATCCATTTTGTAGGAAATACAGTCGCGACAATGGCGATGTTTTTTACATTATAA